Proteins encoded within one genomic window of Pygocentrus nattereri isolate fPygNat1 chromosome 9, fPygNat1.pri, whole genome shotgun sequence:
- the LOC108432203 gene encoding LOW QUALITY PROTEIN: G protein-coupled receptor 8 (The sequence of the model RefSeq protein was modified relative to this genomic sequence to represent the inferred CDS: inserted 1 base in 1 codon), protein MDNTSAPRLAPCNLSSASPPQNCTSSGSDFSLWLPLVYALICAVGLAGNTXVICVIARAPGMKSVTNVFILNLAIADDLFALVLPASIAEHVLRRWPFGELACRAVLSIDHYNIFSSVYFVALMSADRYAVVASALRSRRVARRTRGLAWALSACVWALVVLLVAPFTFFAGMHVSPGDDRPSCVLTLPRPEAFWFAATRIYTLMLSFVLPVSIICVLYGLMLCKLRRASGKALDKVKRKVTVMVSVVLAVCLLCWTPFHLSTVVALTAELPNTPLLAGVSYFITCLSYANSCLNPFLYAFLDPSFRREFRKMLDC, encoded by the exons ATGGACAACACGTCCGCGCCCCGGCTCGCCCCCTGCAACCTGTCCTCTGCCTCTCCCCCGCAGAACTGCACGTCCTCCGGCTCGGACTTCTCCCTCTGGCTGCCGCTCGTGTACGCGCTCATCTGCGCGGTGGGGCTCGCGGGAAACA CGGTCATCTGCGTGATCGCGAGAGCGCCCGGCATGAAGAGCGTGACGAACGTGTTCATCCTGAACCTGGCCATCGCCGACGACCTGTTCGCGCTCGTGCTTCCCGCGAGCATCGCCGAGCACGTGCTCCGCCGCTGGCCCTTCGGCGAGCTGGCGTGCAGAGCGGTGCTCTCCATAGACCACTACAACATCTTCTCCAGCGTCTACTTCGTGGCGCTCATGAGCGCGGACCGGTACGCGGTGGTGGCGTCCGCGCTGCGCTCGAGACGCGTGGCGCGACGCACGCGCGGGCTGGCCTGGGCGCTGAGCGCGTGCGTGTGGGCGCTCGTCGTGCTCCTCGTGGCGCCCTTCACCTTCTTCGCCGGCATGCACGTGAGCCCCGGTGACGACAGGCCGAGCTGCGTGCTGACGTTGCCGCGTCCGGAGGCCTTCTGGTTCGCGGCCACCCGGATCTACACGCTCATGCTCAGCTTCGTGCTCCCCGTGTCCATCATATGCGTCCTGTACGGCCTCATGCTCTGCAAGCTGCGGCGCGCGAGCGGCAAAGCGCTGGACAAGGTCAAGAGGAAGGTGACCGTGATGGTATCCGTGGTGCTGGCCGTGTGCCTGCTCTgctggaccccctttcaccTGAGTACGGTGGTCGCGCTCACCGCGGAGCTGCCCAACACGCCGCTGTTGGCGGGAGTCTCCTATTTCATTACGTGCCTGAGTTACGCCAACTCCTGCCTCAACCCCTTCCTCTACGCATTCCTGGACCCCAGCTTCAGGAGGGAGTTCAGGAAGATGCTGGACTGCTGA